One segment of Cervus canadensis isolate Bull #8, Minnesota chromosome 32, ASM1932006v1, whole genome shotgun sequence DNA contains the following:
- the FKBP6 gene encoding inactive peptidyl-prolyl cis-trans isomerase FKBP6 isoform X1 — MNVSSRPLNGLPRLDAEDPSPYQRLSQRMLDISGDRGVLKDVIREGAGELVTPDASVLVKYSGYLEHMDKPFDSNCFRKTPRLMKLGEDITLWGMELGLLSMRRGELARFLFKPTYAYGTLGCPPLIPPNTTVLFEIELLDFLDSAESDKFCALSAEQQGQFPLQKVLKVAATEREFGNYLFRQNRFYDAKTRYKRALMLLHRRAAPAEERHLVETAKLLVFLNLSFTYLKLERPAMALRYGEQALIIDRKNAKALFRCGQACLLMTEYQKARDFLVRAQREQPFNHDINNELKKLASYYRDYMDKEREMCHRMFAPGDNGSTIGEN; from the exons ATGAACGTCTCCTCGCGGCCCCTGAACGGATTGCCACGGTTGGACGCGGAAGACCCG TCTCCATACCAGCGCTTAAGTCAAAGGATGCTGGACATTTCGGGGGACCGGGGCGTGCTGAAGGATGTCATTCGAGAGGGAGCTGGAGAGCTGGTGACACCGGACGCTTCCGTGCTCG TGAAATATTCTGGATATCTGGAGCACATGGACAAGCCTTTTGATTCTAATTGCTTTAGGAAAACTCCTCGGCTCATGAAACTTGGAGAGG ATATCACACTGTGGGGCATGGAGCTGGGCCTTCTGAGCATGCGGAGAGGGGAGCTGGCCAGGTTCCTGTTCAAACCCACCTACGCCTACGGAACGCTGGGCTGCCCTCCCCTGATCCCCCCAAACACCACTGTCTTGTTTGAGATCGAGTTGCTTGACTTCCTGGACTCTGCTGAGTCGGACAAGTTTTGTGCCCTCTCGGCG GAGCAACAGGGTCAGTTTCCACTTCAGAAGGTCCTAAAGGTGGCAGCTACTGAACGAGAGTTTGGCAACTACCTTTTCCGCCAAAATCGTTTCTATGATGCCAAAACGAGATATAAACGG GCCTTGATGCTCCTCCACCGGCGAGCAGCGCCCGCTGAAGAGCGGCACTTGGTGGAGACCGCCAAGCTGCTCGTTTTCCTCAATCTGTCCTTTACGTACCTGAAGCTGGAGCGCCCCGCCATGGCCCTGCGCTACGGAGAGCAGGCTCTGATCATTGACCGAAAGAATGCCAAGGCCCTCTTCCGCTGTGGACAG GCTTGTCTCCTTATGACTGAGTACCAGAAGGCCCGGGATTTTCTAGTCCGAGCCCAGAGGGAGCAGCCCTTCAATCACGACATCAATAACGAGCTGAAGAAACTGGCCAG CTACTATAGGGACTACATggacaaagagagagaaatgtgtcACCGGATGTTTGCTCCTGGTGACAATGGCTCTACAATAGGAGAAAACTAA
- the LOC122433572 gene encoding translation initiation factor IF-2-like: MKGERSRWGADRGPFHRPGRAPRAAANTNAGGTEPAGPPVAARPRPRRPGLAPLPVSALLTRPNRPTAAGIPGPRAGRVPEEAGPGRRRACWPEPHLRARSPQVGRGDSRPALWSTPRPAAPRWGRPSGSRAAHLHPSPQRILGAQRTPGSRLREARLDHPCARLPRLVHGASLRPMLGPSRLCAPPAAPHPVSLPGVQPNGLRVQDRYSRECWESCSP; this comes from the exons ATGAAAGGCGAGCGGAGCCGCTGGGGCGCAGACAGAGGGCCCTTTCATCGGCCCGGCCGCGCGCCGCGGGCAGCTGCCAACACAAACGCGGGCGGAACAGAACCTGCGGGGCCGCCGGTCGCTGCCAGGCCGCGTCCCCGCCGCCCCGGGCTGGCGCCGCTCCCCGTTTCCGCTCTGCTGACGCGCCCAAATCGCCCGACGGCGGCGGGGATCCCGGGGCCGCGCGCTGGGAGAGTGCCGGAggaggccgggccgggccggcggCGCGCTTGCTGGCCGGAGCCTCACCTGCGCGCCCGGAGCCCCCAGGTGGGGCGCGGGGATTCCCGTCCAGCGCTCTGGTCCACACCACGGCCCGCCGCCCCTCGCTGGGGCCGCCCCTCTGGCTCCCGGGCTGCGCATCTTCATCCCAGCCCCCAGCGCATCCTGGGTGCTCAGAGGACTCCAGGCAGCCGCCTCCGTGAAGCCCGCCTGGACCATCCCTGCGCCAGACTCCCACGACTGGTACATGGTGCTTCCTTGAGGCCCATGTTGGGCCCGAGCAGACTCTGCGCTCCTCCTGCAGCCCCTCACCCAGT ATCTCTCCCTGGAGTACAGCCTAATGGTTTGCGAGTCCAGGACCGTTACTCCCGTGAATGCTGGGAAAGCTGCTCACCCTGA
- the FKBP6 gene encoding inactive peptidyl-prolyl cis-trans isomerase FKBP6 isoform X2: MGGSARNPGVLQRDDSPSQSPYQRLSQRMLDISGDRGVLKDVIREGAGELVTPDASVLVKYSGYLEHMDKPFDSNCFRKTPRLMKLGEDITLWGMELGLLSMRRGELARFLFKPTYAYGTLGCPPLIPPNTTVLFEIELLDFLDSAESDKFCALSAEQQGQFPLQKVLKVAATEREFGNYLFRQNRFYDAKTRYKRALMLLHRRAAPAEERHLVETAKLLVFLNLSFTYLKLERPAMALRYGEQALIIDRKNAKALFRCGQACLLMTEYQKARDFLVRAQREQPFNHDINNELKKLASYYRDYMDKEREMCHRMFAPGDNGSTIGEN; this comes from the exons ATGGGGGGCAGCGCCCGGAACCCGGGAGTCCTACAAAGAGACGACTCCCCCAGCCAG TCTCCATACCAGCGCTTAAGTCAAAGGATGCTGGACATTTCGGGGGACCGGGGCGTGCTGAAGGATGTCATTCGAGAGGGAGCTGGAGAGCTGGTGACACCGGACGCTTCCGTGCTCG TGAAATATTCTGGATATCTGGAGCACATGGACAAGCCTTTTGATTCTAATTGCTTTAGGAAAACTCCTCGGCTCATGAAACTTGGAGAGG ATATCACACTGTGGGGCATGGAGCTGGGCCTTCTGAGCATGCGGAGAGGGGAGCTGGCCAGGTTCCTGTTCAAACCCACCTACGCCTACGGAACGCTGGGCTGCCCTCCCCTGATCCCCCCAAACACCACTGTCTTGTTTGAGATCGAGTTGCTTGACTTCCTGGACTCTGCTGAGTCGGACAAGTTTTGTGCCCTCTCGGCG GAGCAACAGGGTCAGTTTCCACTTCAGAAGGTCCTAAAGGTGGCAGCTACTGAACGAGAGTTTGGCAACTACCTTTTCCGCCAAAATCGTTTCTATGATGCCAAAACGAGATATAAACGG GCCTTGATGCTCCTCCACCGGCGAGCAGCGCCCGCTGAAGAGCGGCACTTGGTGGAGACCGCCAAGCTGCTCGTTTTCCTCAATCTGTCCTTTACGTACCTGAAGCTGGAGCGCCCCGCCATGGCCCTGCGCTACGGAGAGCAGGCTCTGATCATTGACCGAAAGAATGCCAAGGCCCTCTTCCGCTGTGGACAG GCTTGTCTCCTTATGACTGAGTACCAGAAGGCCCGGGATTTTCTAGTCCGAGCCCAGAGGGAGCAGCCCTTCAATCACGACATCAATAACGAGCTGAAGAAACTGGCCAG CTACTATAGGGACTACATggacaaagagagagaaatgtgtcACCGGATGTTTGCTCCTGGTGACAATGGCTCTACAATAGGAGAAAACTAA